From a region of the Corallococcus coralloides DSM 2259 genome:
- a CDS encoding aminotransferase class V-fold PLP-dependent enzyme yields the protein MAALPGALRAEYPLLQTCTYLNSNSTGALPRAVEGVLAQYWNTMRAWRDDTWDTWLSQMQAYADGVAELIGAPAGSVALDTNLSAHLSRLASCLEFTGERRRVVITDLEFPTVPFIWKGFARYGAELVVVPSKDGRVDEAALEAAIDERTRIVCVAHGAFATGAVLDVARIARAAHAAGALIATDAYQTVGTVPVDVRQLDVDFLMGGAHKWLGGSEAAFLYVRPGLLPTLRPAVTGWLAGASPLGFQQTTDYAPDARRMMGGTPAPLMVLLSRPGLELLKGVGIQAVREHSLKLTGRLMARADAAGLRVVTPREPDQRGGVVALSFPGDARVTARLVARGFICSHRGFLRAAPHFYNTPEEVDVFMDALLEEQRKEVA from the coding sequence GTGGCGGCACTCCCGGGAGCCCTGCGCGCGGAGTACCCGCTGCTCCAGACCTGCACGTACCTCAACAGCAACTCCACCGGGGCGCTGCCCCGGGCCGTGGAGGGCGTGCTGGCGCAGTACTGGAACACGATGCGCGCGTGGCGCGATGACACCTGGGACACCTGGCTGTCCCAGATGCAGGCGTACGCGGACGGCGTGGCGGAGCTCATCGGCGCGCCCGCCGGCTCCGTGGCGCTGGACACCAACCTGAGCGCGCACCTGTCGCGCCTGGCCTCGTGCCTGGAGTTCACCGGAGAGCGCCGCCGCGTCGTCATCACCGACCTGGAGTTCCCCACCGTGCCCTTCATCTGGAAGGGCTTCGCGCGCTACGGGGCGGAGCTGGTCGTCGTCCCGTCGAAGGACGGCCGCGTGGACGAAGCCGCGCTGGAGGCGGCCATCGACGAGCGCACGCGCATCGTCTGCGTCGCGCACGGCGCCTTCGCCACCGGGGCCGTGCTGGACGTCGCGCGCATCGCGAGGGCGGCGCACGCGGCCGGAGCGCTCATCGCCACGGACGCGTACCAGACCGTGGGCACCGTCCCCGTGGACGTGCGCCAGCTGGACGTGGACTTCCTCATGGGCGGCGCGCACAAGTGGCTGGGCGGCTCCGAGGCCGCCTTCCTGTACGTGCGCCCGGGGCTCTTGCCCACGCTCCGGCCCGCGGTCACCGGCTGGCTGGCCGGCGCGTCCCCGCTCGGCTTCCAGCAGACGACGGACTACGCGCCGGACGCGCGCCGGATGATGGGCGGCACGCCCGCGCCGCTGATGGTGCTGCTGTCCCGTCCCGGACTGGAGCTGCTCAAGGGCGTGGGCATCCAAGCCGTGCGCGAACACTCGCTGAAGCTCACCGGCCGGCTGATGGCGCGCGCGGACGCCGCGGGCCTGCGCGTGGTGACGCCGCGCGAGCCGGACCAGCGCGGCGGCGTGGTGGCGCTGAGCTTCCCCGGCGATGCCCGGGTGACAGCGCGGCTGGTGGCGCGCGGCTTCATCTGCAGCCACCGGGGCTTCCTGCGCGCGGCGCCGCACTTCTACAACACGCCCGAGGAAGTGGACGTCTTCATGGACGCGCTCCTCGAAGAGCAGCGCAAGGAAGTCGCATGA
- a CDS encoding tryptophan 2,3-dioxygenase family protein, which yields MLKKWVGKGELDYERYLHTGTLLALQSPEDELVSHDELMFQIVHQSQELYLKLASREMVEVVAEMDRDALWAVSARLVRVQKILSGISAEMAILETMTPAEYQVIRRSLGNGSGQESPGYNTLRHAADGLESAMERMLARRGLTLFQVYSAGGPKDLQHVCEQLVTVDESFQGWLYAHYQLVRRTIGIDRTVKALDGLPSQVLQARMTLPLFRALWDVRVELTAGWKREGGYTPGESRTGGGCPMAAINAMKDTAVHAPVAQAQAPVAQAAHAHVAAHAPAAHAHHAAMAHAAPAHAHEARTGGGCPMHAQHAPAHAATLHASGAHASAVHAPAAHVSAVHAHSAPAHATAAHAQHASVAHVPAAHAQHASVAHAVMAHAAEAHAATAHAQHSMLAHAHEARTGGGCPMHAQHTPAHAPVTHAQPAPASHAPHAAAHAPAAHAQPAPASHAPHAVAHAPAAHAQPAPASHAPHAAAHAPHAVHAPVAHAQHASVPHAPAPHAAAAPAPVAHGPHAAPHAPTPHGPHAHSHAAHVSAYAHAQELRSQS from the coding sequence ATGTTGAAGAAGTGGGTTGGCAAGGGCGAGCTGGATTACGAGCGCTACCTGCACACGGGCACCCTGCTGGCGCTGCAGTCTCCGGAAGACGAGCTGGTCTCCCACGACGAGCTGATGTTCCAGATCGTCCACCAGTCGCAGGAGCTGTACCTGAAGCTGGCGTCGCGGGAGATGGTGGAGGTGGTGGCGGAGATGGACCGCGACGCGCTGTGGGCGGTGTCGGCGCGGCTGGTGCGGGTCCAGAAGATCCTCTCCGGCATCAGCGCGGAGATGGCCATCCTGGAGACGATGACCCCGGCCGAGTACCAGGTCATCCGCCGCAGCCTGGGCAACGGCAGCGGCCAGGAGTCGCCGGGCTACAACACCTTGCGCCACGCGGCGGACGGGCTGGAGTCCGCCATGGAGCGCATGCTGGCGCGTCGCGGGCTGACGCTGTTCCAGGTCTATTCGGCTGGGGGGCCGAAGGACCTGCAGCACGTCTGCGAGCAGCTGGTGACGGTGGATGAGAGCTTCCAGGGGTGGCTGTACGCGCACTACCAGCTGGTGCGCCGGACGATTGGCATCGACCGCACGGTGAAGGCGCTGGACGGGCTGCCTTCCCAGGTGCTGCAGGCGCGCATGACGCTGCCGCTGTTCCGCGCGCTGTGGGACGTGCGCGTGGAGCTGACCGCGGGCTGGAAGCGCGAGGGTGGCTACACGCCGGGTGAGTCGCGCACCGGCGGCGGCTGCCCGATGGCCGCCATCAACGCGATGAAGGACACGGCGGTGCACGCGCCGGTGGCCCAGGCGCAGGCGCCGGTGGCCCAGGCGGCGCACGCGCATGTGGCGGCGCACGCTCCTGCGGCGCATGCGCATCACGCCGCGATGGCGCACGCGGCCCCGGCCCATGCGCATGAGGCGCGCACCGGCGGCGGCTGCCCGATGCACGCGCAGCACGCTCCGGCCCACGCGGCCACGCTCCACGCTTCGGGAGCTCACGCGTCCGCGGTCCACGCTCCGGCGGCCCATGTGTCCGCGGTCCACGCGCACTCCGCCCCGGCCCACGCGACTGCGGCCCACGCTCAGCACGCCTCGGTGGCTCACGTGCCCGCGGCCCACGCTCAGCACGCCTCGGTGGCTCACGCCGTCATGGCGCATGCCGCGGAGGCCCACGCGGCCACGGCCCACGCGCAGCACTCCATGCTGGCCCATGCGCATGAGGCGCGCACCGGTGGCGGCTGCCCGATGCACGCGCAGCACACTCCGGCCCACGCGCCGGTGACCCACGCACAGCCGGCTCCGGCTTCACACGCTCCGCACGCGGCGGCCCACGCTCCGGCCGCCCACGCACAGCCGGCTCCGGCCTCACATGCTCCGCACGCGGTGGCCCATGCTCCGGCCGCCCACGCACAGCCGGCTCCGGCTTCACACGCTCCGCACGCGGCGGCCCATGCTCCGCACGCGGTGCACGCTCCGGTGGCCCACGCCCAGCACGCCTCGGTGCCGCACGCGCCCGCTCCCCATGCGGCGGCGGCTCCCGCGCCGGTGGCGCACGGGCCGCATGCGGCGCCTCACGCTCCGACACCTCACGGGCCTCACGCGCATTCGCATGCCGCGCATGTGTCGGCGTACGCGCACGCCCAGGAGCTGCGGAGCCAGTCGTGA
- a CDS encoding response regulator has product MAEAKPRVLVVDDDPDLLDLVQRSLSAYGFDVQTHTSALGVSNIVRASEPDFVLIDVNFPALKGDKVVGLARQYAPPGTRFILYSASDEAKLRSLAIASGADGYISKSVQGAELAQKLNAMRLKPRPASPNRNPSPVES; this is encoded by the coding sequence ATGGCTGAAGCAAAACCGCGCGTCCTTGTCGTGGACGACGATCCGGACCTGCTCGACCTCGTGCAGCGCTCGCTGAGCGCGTACGGGTTCGATGTGCAGACCCACACGTCCGCGTTGGGCGTGTCCAACATCGTGCGCGCCTCCGAGCCGGACTTCGTGCTCATCGACGTCAACTTCCCCGCCCTCAAGGGGGACAAGGTGGTGGGCCTGGCGCGCCAGTACGCGCCCCCCGGCACCCGCTTCATCCTCTACTCCGCCTCGGATGAGGCCAAGCTGCGCTCGCTGGCCATCGCCTCCGGCGCGGACGGCTACATCTCCAAGAGCGTCCAGGGCGCTGAGCTGGCGCAGAAGCTCAACGCCATGCGCCTCAAGCCTCGCCCGGCGTCGCCCAACCGGAATCCCTCACCGGTTGAGAGCTGA
- a CDS encoding response regulator, whose product MAQHPFDVAHAEAPLGYTLSLLLVGSERETRAMRDALEKEDILSMLTLEPVSTREALEQALERPWALVLVGSELPGMSWEDVQAAWVKRGQETAFVVSAPQWSADTLAAAMRAGARDYVSEDRYGHLPFVVARELRLHAERAQHQMTGVELKRTNYLLSNIIDALPFVLFVKDAETRRLVVVNKTFADAFKVTKEWLLGKLDHDYFPKEQAESFIAIDTEILETRKMKTFEEVARADGVDRIFATRKIPLLDDQGVARFVMGVTEDISERKQNEEALRASRDELEAANKQLAASLEEIKKTRAVSARSLASYQQRALQMEIIRQQNEDLDRLAQELSVAKRNEEERAREAEGAVRLKSEFLANFSHEIRTPLNGIIGYCDLLMREEGSRLTPHGRRDLNVVKTNAKTLLALINDILDLSKIEAGRVEVVTEPVDVQELADECMATVKEYLKGKDVALTVNVDHEAKEIRTDALKLRQIMLNLLSNAAKFTDTGEVALTVVPAGGGELLMTVEDTGVGIPSDQLPFIFEKFRQVDGTTTRKVGGTGLGLAIVRELTRVLGGTVDVKSTLGRGSTFTVRLPDVLATTVGADSPHATERLVPFHDVAQKLAPMARPGSTVMVVDDDVLIQQLVTGQLEPAGFRVVTANDGIAALKLAREVKPQAILLDIHLPRMDGWSVLSQLKSDPALAAIPVILVSVEEQRARGFSLGACEYLVKPVEPERLVDVVQKSLASAGASAATGDVLVVDDDAATRELVSRNLRRAGFSTNEARNGEDALLKARVSPPSLVVLDLMMPNLDGFEVLRRLRAEKLSVPVVVLTGKTLSNEEEALLRDGFAGFVRKGGHALEDVIAQAKGLLMTQRAASAGKLPRVLYVEDSEQNRDIVRRYLGGLYDLIEAEDGEQGLERARNDAPDLILMDLSLPRLDGWEVTRRLRALPDGQNVPVIAVTAHAGREYQDKAQAAGCTAYMTKPLDRDQLIETIRQYLGRSHG is encoded by the coding sequence ATGGCCCAGCACCCGTTCGACGTGGCCCACGCCGAAGCGCCTCTTGGTTACACCCTGTCGCTGCTCCTGGTGGGCAGCGAGCGTGAGACGCGCGCCATGCGCGACGCGCTGGAGAAGGAGGACATCCTCTCCATGCTCACGCTGGAGCCCGTCAGTACACGGGAAGCCCTGGAGCAGGCGCTGGAGCGCCCCTGGGCCCTGGTGCTGGTGGGGTCCGAGCTGCCCGGCATGAGCTGGGAGGACGTCCAGGCCGCGTGGGTGAAGCGCGGCCAGGAGACGGCCTTCGTGGTGAGCGCGCCCCAATGGAGCGCGGACACGCTGGCCGCCGCCATGCGCGCCGGCGCGCGCGACTACGTCAGCGAGGACCGCTACGGCCACCTGCCCTTCGTGGTGGCGCGCGAGCTGCGCCTGCACGCCGAGCGCGCCCAGCACCAGATGACGGGCGTGGAGCTCAAGCGCACCAACTACCTGCTCAGCAACATCATCGACGCGCTGCCCTTCGTGCTGTTCGTGAAGGACGCGGAGACGCGCCGGCTGGTGGTGGTGAACAAGACGTTCGCGGACGCCTTCAAGGTCACCAAGGAGTGGTTGCTGGGGAAGCTGGACCACGACTACTTCCCCAAGGAACAGGCGGAGTCGTTCATCGCCATCGACACGGAGATCCTCGAGACGCGCAAGATGAAGACGTTCGAGGAGGTGGCCCGCGCGGACGGCGTGGACCGCATCTTCGCCACGCGCAAGATTCCGCTGCTGGACGACCAGGGCGTCGCGCGCTTCGTGATGGGCGTCACGGAGGACATCTCCGAGCGCAAGCAGAACGAGGAGGCCCTGCGCGCTTCCAGAGATGAGCTGGAGGCCGCCAACAAGCAGCTGGCCGCCAGCCTGGAGGAGATCAAGAAGACGCGCGCGGTGTCCGCCCGCTCCCTGGCGAGCTACCAGCAGCGCGCGCTCCAGATGGAGATCATCCGCCAGCAGAACGAGGACCTGGACCGGCTGGCCCAGGAGCTCTCCGTCGCCAAGCGCAACGAAGAGGAGCGCGCCCGCGAGGCGGAAGGCGCCGTGCGCCTCAAGAGCGAGTTCCTGGCGAACTTCAGCCACGAAATCCGCACGCCGCTCAACGGCATCATCGGCTACTGCGACCTGCTGATGCGCGAGGAGGGCAGCCGCCTGACGCCGCACGGCCGGCGCGACCTCAACGTGGTGAAGACGAACGCCAAGACGCTGCTGGCGCTCATCAACGACATCCTGGACCTGTCCAAGATTGAAGCGGGCCGCGTGGAGGTCGTCACCGAGCCGGTGGACGTGCAGGAGCTGGCCGACGAGTGCATGGCCACCGTGAAGGAGTACCTCAAGGGCAAGGACGTGGCCCTCACGGTGAACGTGGACCACGAGGCGAAGGAGATCCGCACCGACGCGCTGAAGCTGCGGCAGATCATGCTCAACCTCTTGAGCAACGCGGCCAAGTTCACGGACACGGGCGAGGTGGCGCTCACGGTGGTGCCCGCGGGCGGCGGCGAGCTCTTGATGACGGTGGAGGACACCGGCGTGGGCATCCCGTCGGATCAGCTCCCCTTCATCTTCGAGAAGTTCCGTCAGGTGGACGGCACCACCACGCGCAAGGTGGGCGGCACGGGGCTGGGGCTCGCCATCGTGCGCGAGCTCACCCGCGTGCTGGGCGGCACGGTGGACGTGAAGAGCACGCTGGGCCGCGGATCCACCTTCACGGTGCGGCTGCCGGACGTGCTGGCGACCACGGTGGGCGCGGACAGCCCGCACGCCACGGAGCGCCTGGTGCCCTTCCACGACGTGGCCCAGAAGCTCGCGCCCATGGCGCGGCCGGGCAGCACGGTGATGGTGGTGGACGACGACGTGCTCATCCAGCAGCTCGTCACCGGCCAGTTGGAGCCCGCGGGCTTCCGGGTGGTGACGGCCAATGACGGCATCGCCGCGCTGAAGCTGGCCCGCGAGGTGAAGCCGCAGGCCATCCTGCTGGACATCCACCTGCCGCGCATGGACGGCTGGTCTGTGTTGAGCCAGCTGAAGAGCGACCCGGCGCTGGCGGCCATCCCGGTCATCCTGGTGTCGGTGGAGGAGCAGCGCGCCCGCGGCTTCAGCCTGGGGGCGTGCGAGTACCTGGTGAAGCCGGTGGAGCCGGAGCGCCTGGTGGACGTGGTGCAGAAGAGCCTGGCGTCCGCGGGCGCTTCCGCCGCCACGGGCGACGTGCTGGTGGTGGACGACGACGCGGCCACGCGTGAGCTGGTCAGCCGCAACCTGCGCCGCGCGGGCTTCTCCACCAACGAGGCGCGCAACGGCGAGGACGCGCTGCTCAAGGCGCGCGTGTCGCCACCGTCGCTGGTGGTGCTGGACCTGATGATGCCGAACCTGGACGGCTTCGAGGTCCTGCGCCGGCTGCGCGCGGAGAAGCTGTCCGTGCCGGTGGTGGTGCTGACCGGCAAGACGCTGTCCAACGAGGAAGAGGCGCTCCTGCGCGACGGCTTCGCGGGCTTCGTGCGCAAGGGCGGCCACGCGCTGGAGGACGTCATCGCGCAGGCCAAGGGCCTCTTGATGACACAGCGGGCGGCGTCCGCTGGGAAGCTGCCTCGCGTGCTGTACGTGGAGGACAGCGAGCAGAACCGCGACATCGTCCGCAGGTACCTGGGCGGACTGTATGACCTCATCGAGGCGGAGGACGGCGAGCAGGGGCTGGAGCGGGCCCGCAACGACGCGCCGGACCTCATCCTCATGGACCTGTCCCTGCCGCGGCTCGACGGTTGGGAAGTCACCCGCAGGCTCCGCGCGTTGCCGGATGGGCAGAACGTGCCCGTCATCGCCGTCACGGCGCACGCGGGTCGCGAATACCAGGACAAGGCGCAGGCGGCCGGTTGCACGGCCTATATGACCAAGCCCCTGGACCGCGATCAGCTCATCGAGACGATTCGTCAGTACCTAGGGAGAAGCCATGGCTGA
- a CDS encoding FIST signal transduction protein — protein MAHVKMQTARSTLTDPVAVAEDLLRQLHGPPPKLVTLFAARQRDQRALNRAVRERLPKATRLVGATTAGELDNNGIHENSVVLGALSGDFEVGLGLGSGLTGDAIAAGAQAIKRACEELGVRQQDLDARRYVGLVIDDGFRYKKEELLLGILEKNQTLVLVGGGASDSETDPARQSALIHVDGEVAGDGVLVALFKTNAPWAALRSHWYVPTGERMTITKVDETHTRALEIDGQPAARRYADILGVENIADLEFGRPGGFALRPTALKVGREYFIRAAWRPLEDGSILFANLLEEGSELDLMKAGDLAGMTRDFFQEELPRRVQNPQAALLFHCSGRLWYAQAQGQLPKLSESLKLAPSAAGMNVQFEIYSGFHINTTLTVLAFGSN, from the coding sequence ATGGCGCACGTGAAGATGCAGACGGCTCGTTCCACCCTCACGGATCCGGTCGCCGTCGCCGAGGACCTCCTGCGCCAGCTGCACGGCCCGCCGCCGAAGCTGGTGACGCTGTTCGCGGCCCGCCAGCGTGACCAGCGCGCGCTCAACCGCGCGGTGCGCGAGCGGCTGCCCAAGGCCACCCGGCTGGTGGGCGCCACCACCGCCGGGGAGCTGGACAACAACGGCATCCACGAGAACAGCGTGGTGCTGGGCGCGCTCTCCGGCGACTTCGAGGTGGGCCTGGGCCTGGGAAGCGGCCTCACCGGGGACGCCATCGCCGCGGGCGCGCAGGCCATCAAGCGCGCGTGCGAGGAGCTGGGCGTGCGCCAGCAGGACCTGGACGCGCGCCGGTACGTGGGCCTCGTGATTGACGACGGCTTCCGTTACAAGAAGGAAGAGCTGCTGCTGGGCATCCTGGAGAAGAACCAGACCCTGGTGCTCGTGGGCGGCGGCGCCAGCGACTCAGAGACGGACCCCGCGCGCCAGTCCGCCCTCATCCACGTGGATGGTGAAGTGGCCGGCGACGGCGTGCTGGTGGCCCTGTTCAAGACGAACGCGCCCTGGGCCGCGCTGCGCTCGCACTGGTACGTGCCCACCGGCGAGCGCATGACCATCACCAAGGTGGATGAGACGCACACGCGCGCCCTGGAGATCGACGGCCAGCCCGCCGCCCGGCGCTACGCGGACATCCTGGGCGTGGAGAACATCGCGGACCTGGAGTTCGGCCGGCCCGGTGGCTTCGCGCTGCGCCCCACCGCGCTCAAGGTGGGCCGCGAGTACTTCATCCGCGCCGCGTGGCGCCCCCTGGAGGACGGCTCCATCCTGTTCGCCAACCTCCTGGAGGAGGGCAGCGAGCTGGACCTGATGAAGGCCGGCGACCTGGCGGGCATGACGCGGGACTTCTTCCAGGAGGAGCTGCCCAGGCGGGTACAGAACCCCCAGGCCGCCCTCCTGTTCCACTGCAGCGGACGCCTGTGGTACGCGCAGGCCCAGGGTCAGCTGCCGAAGCTCTCGGAATCCTTGAAGCTTGCACCCTCCGCGGCTGGGATGAACGTGCAATTCGAGATCTACTCGGGCTTCCACATCAACACCACGCTGACCGTGCTCGCGTTCGGCTCCAACTAA
- a CDS encoding cytochrome c translates to MGGAVTIRERCSRTSPRLFTAGRASLLATLASLTVACGGPESTELESSAVVESPVEPQLAVQGQDLSLGDLLGGGNREAPVGLALEVDNGKGVPIKVKAGQTFWVNQIDLRASITASKDEGVDGLRQNSDFLAIGWSGVRLADQEFVGLSNPDGTFTRRRFYRDAAWMKATSLFTVEPVDARGVLTGAPVLLNIGSDDTRRTERDDFFIRRMRAIQWTRDCRSLTDCNGATAYEEEALVELRNAYDHAKKQTLTFNSRTAGLRLRWSLRPFAPYYIPVTQVSQPEFSYGFGIDIKPLTAPRKDGTYAPGSQVTFQMTLKDGKGKRLHKAGSLPTYNEVAPPGAPGSPAGIQYYQAFFNPTTTYYRRKHQERMMMTQLIGPAQDIQPIRTIVDLEAFLDDSQDVQTIATPARDGVYAQFMTFPPSNKLFGGAFFPNDGRWDAPVSDTWTYTLPADVKPGTYLVTAKARRNYLGEDVPASRTIEIQVGTKTHTSAALTTGPCNTCHSKGGELGEVLHANDNRAACASCHAPLGFELEGPIFVRTHFIHSRSNRFDAPLEKCSSCHLKQETTQRTSKAACLSCHKSYPESHVEKFGPIESMYVGGGRESFQQCTGSCHKTHPGAGF, encoded by the coding sequence ATGGGTGGAGCTGTCACGATTCGGGAGCGGTGTTCTCGCACTTCCCCCCGCCTGTTCACGGCGGGCCGCGCGAGCCTGCTGGCGACCCTCGCCAGCCTGACGGTGGCGTGCGGTGGTCCGGAGTCCACGGAGCTGGAGTCCTCCGCCGTCGTGGAGTCCCCTGTCGAGCCGCAGCTCGCGGTCCAGGGCCAGGACCTGTCGCTGGGCGACCTCCTGGGTGGCGGCAACCGCGAGGCCCCCGTGGGCCTGGCGCTGGAGGTGGACAACGGCAAGGGCGTGCCCATCAAGGTGAAGGCCGGCCAGACCTTCTGGGTGAACCAGATTGACCTGCGCGCCTCCATCACCGCGTCCAAGGACGAGGGCGTGGACGGCCTGCGCCAGAACAGCGACTTCCTGGCCATCGGGTGGTCGGGTGTGCGCCTGGCGGACCAGGAGTTCGTGGGCCTGTCGAACCCGGACGGCACCTTCACCCGCCGCCGCTTCTACCGTGACGCCGCGTGGATGAAGGCGACCAGCCTCTTCACGGTGGAGCCGGTGGACGCGCGTGGCGTGCTGACGGGCGCCCCGGTGCTCCTGAACATCGGCAGCGACGACACCCGCCGCACGGAGCGTGACGACTTCTTCATCCGCCGTATGCGCGCCATCCAGTGGACGCGCGACTGCCGCTCGCTCACGGACTGCAACGGCGCCACGGCCTATGAGGAAGAGGCCCTGGTGGAGCTGCGCAACGCGTACGACCACGCGAAGAAGCAGACGCTCACCTTCAACTCCCGCACGGCCGGTCTGCGCCTGCGCTGGAGCCTGCGCCCGTTCGCCCCCTACTACATCCCCGTCACGCAGGTGTCCCAGCCGGAGTTCAGCTACGGGTTCGGCATCGACATCAAGCCCCTGACGGCGCCCCGCAAGGACGGCACGTATGCCCCCGGGTCGCAGGTCACCTTCCAGATGACCCTGAAGGACGGCAAGGGCAAGCGCCTGCACAAGGCCGGGAGCCTCCCAACCTACAATGAGGTCGCACCTCCGGGCGCTCCCGGCAGCCCGGCGGGGATCCAGTACTATCAGGCCTTCTTCAACCCCACGACGACCTACTATCGCCGCAAGCACCAGGAACGGATGATGATGACCCAGCTCATCGGGCCGGCGCAGGACATCCAGCCCATCCGGACCATCGTCGACCTGGAGGCCTTCCTGGACGACTCGCAGGACGTGCAGACCATCGCCACCCCGGCGCGCGACGGCGTCTATGCGCAGTTCATGACCTTCCCCCCCTCCAACAAGCTGTTCGGCGGCGCCTTCTTCCCCAACGACGGCCGCTGGGACGCGCCCGTGAGCGACACCTGGACCTACACCCTGCCCGCGGACGTGAAGCCCGGCACCTACCTGGTGACCGCCAAGGCGCGCCGCAATTACCTGGGTGAGGACGTGCCGGCGTCGCGCACCATCGAAATCCAGGTGGGGACGAAGACCCACACCAGCGCGGCCCTGACCACGGGTCCGTGCAACACCTGCCACAGCAAGGGCGGCGAGCTGGGTGAAGTCCTGCATGCGAACGACAACCGCGCCGCGTGCGCGTCGTGCCATGCTCCGCTGGGCTTCGAACTGGAAGGTCCCATCTTCGTGCGCACGCACTTCATCCACTCGCGCTCCAACCGCTTCGACGCGCCCCTGGAGAAGTGCTCGTCCTGCCACCTGAAGCAGGAGACCACGCAGCGCACCAGCAAGGCCGCATGCCTGTCGTGCCACAAGAGCTACCCTGAGAGCCACGTGGAGAAGTTCGGCCCCATCGAGTCCATGTACGTCGGCGGGGGCCGCGAGTCGTTCCAGCAGTGCACCGGCAGTTGTCACAAGACACACCCCGGCGCCGGCTTCTAG